A region from the Vicinamibacteria bacterium genome encodes:
- a CDS encoding transcriptional regulator, whose product MSTTDAQPEFDAAKAEAFAENLLSALNHGALCLMLSIGHRTGL is encoded by the coding sequence ATGTCGACGACGGACGCTCAGCCCGAATTCGACGCGGCCAAGGCCGAAGCGTTCGCGGAGAATCTCCTGTCGGCGCTGAATCATGGCGCGCTGTGCTTGATGCTATCGATCGGGCATCGCACCGGGTTGT